CATCTCTGTAGGTATCTCTAATATTTTATACCTGTCAGGAACGAGAGTGAAAAGGTCATCCACCAGCGTACCAACACGGTGCCGTTTGACCTGGTGTCCCACGACGAGGCTGTGGCAACCACCATCCGGGTCATCCGGCCCCTGGACTCCTCGGAGCTGGACCTGGAGACCACCTATGAGAACTTTCACCCCACTGCCCAGTCCCTGACCAACGTCATCGGCCACTTCATCAGCGGGGAGCGCCCTAAAggtgtggtcctgtgtggctcagttggtagagcatggtctttgcaacaccagggttgtgggttcaattcctgctggggccacccatacagGGAAAATTTCACTCACTACTGAGTGATTAATCTCTAAACTAGGGGGGGGGAAATACCATGATTTTCAATAAATGTAATCCATGGAATGGTCCTTGGGAAGAAGGGTTGTTGATATATATTTGACTTTTGTATCTAAAAGCATAATTTTGAAATAATTAATCAAAGCAAAGTTAATATATTTCTGCCATTTTGGACCCAGGCCTCCTTCAGGACTCCATAATGTttaatctgtaggtgctacaaagAAAAAATGTGTTATGAAGCTTTACTgcttgctctgtaatatgagtagtatCTTGACTTAATTTTATTGAAAATATACCATTTTTGATTAGGCAAAAGTTTAAATATATTGATGAATATTACACACTCTACAGGCATTTCAAAGTTCCAGATTGGAATCGCTGCAGCTTTTAGAGTTAtgatcagtggtgtagtggagggtaaacacacttTTTTTTGTGGGCATCGTGTATACTCATTCATCCGCTCAATGCGTATCAAactagtgtagtggaggtatacgctGTAtcatgtcacatgcgccgaatacaaccttagtgaaaggcttacttacaagaccttaaccaacaatgcagttctaagaaaaaatactttcaaaaataagaaagaaataaaagtaacaaataattaaaaagcagcagtaaaataacaatattgaggctatatacagggggtactggaacagagtcaatgttcgggggcaccagttagttgaggtaatatgtacatgttgatagagttattaaagtgacgatgcatagacaataacagagagtagcagcagcataaaatgggggggggcaatgcaaatagtctggatagccatttgattagatgttcaggagtcttatggcttgggggtagaagctgtttaaaagcctcttggacctagacttgtcgCTCGGGTACCGCTTGTCGttcggtagcaaagagaacagtctatgactagggtggctggagtctttgacaatttttagggtcttcctctgacactgcctggtatagaggttctggatggtaggaagcttgaccccagtgatgtactgggccgttcgcactaccctctgtagtgctttgtggtcggaggctgagcagttgccataccaggcagtgatgcaaccagtcacgatgctcttgatggtgcagctgtagaaccttttgaggatctgaagacccatgccaaatctcctgagggggaataggttctgtcatgccttcttcacaactgtcttggtgtgcttgaaccatgttagtttgttggtgatgtggacaccaaggaacttgaagcgctcaacctgctccactacagccccgtcgatgagaatgggggtgtgctaggtcctctttttcctgtagtccacaatcatctcctttgtcttgatcacattgtggGAGTTGTTGTTTtcttggcaccacacggccaggtctctgatctccctataggctgtctcatcgttgtcggtgatcaggcctaccactgttgtcatcagcaattttttatttaacctttatttaactaggcaagaacaaattcttatttacaatgacggcctaggaacagtgggttaactgccttgttcaggggcagaatgacagatttttaacttgtcagctcagggacttgATCGACGGGGCGGCCGggcaggaagttcaggatccagttgcagagggaggtgtttagtcccagggtccttagcttagtgatgagctttgagggtactatggtgttgaacactgagctgtagtcaatgaatagcattctcacataggtgttctttttgtccaggtgggaaagggcagtgtggagtgcaatagagattgcataatctgtgtatctgttggggtggtatgcaaattggagtgggtctagggtttctgggataatggtgtttatgtaagccattaccagcctttcaaagcacttcatggctatagaacgtgagtgctacggttcGGTAGTCGgagatcagggaggttttccaatgcttcgcaaagggcacctattggtagatgggtaaaaatataaaaagcagacatcgaatatccctttgagcatggtgaagttatacactttggatggtgtatcaatacacccagtcactaaaaagttacaggcgtccttcctaactcagttgccggagaggaaggaaactactCAGgggtttcaccatgaggccaatggtgacgttAAAACAGTTATAGCATTAAATGGTTATAAtatgagaactgaggatggatcaacaacattgtagttactctataatactaacctaattgacagagtgaaaagaaggaagcctgtacagaatttaaatattccaaaataaaaatattccaataaaatgtaaaaatctaCCAGCCACTCAGATTTTTTTACCAGCCAAAATAGTTTTGAAACCACAAATATTACACCAACAAAACATACAACAAACCAGATgagcatgctttgtaatgtttttaaaacaatacatgTATTACTAGTAACTAACTAATGTGGTATATTGAATAATACAAACagtcttttaaccaaaatatcacagatgagacaaaaatgttcaCCTGCCccctttaacctgttgaggacagacgttccgctagcggaaccccgaacccctagccaacagccaatggcatcgcacggcgcgaaatacaaaaccaactaaaataccacaattcaattttctcaaacaatcaactattttacaccattttaaagataagactctcgttaatctaaccacattgtccgattttaaaaaggctttacagcgaaagcaaaacattagattatgtcaggagagtaccctgccaaaaataatcacatagccattttcaaagcaagcatatatgtcacaaaaaccaaaaccacagctaaatgcagcactaacctttgatgatcttcatcagatgacactcctaggacattatgttatacaatacatgcatgttttgttcaatcaagttcatatttatatcaaaaaacagctttttacattagcatgtgatgttcagaactagcatacccaccgaaaacttccggtgaatttactaaattactcatgataaatgttcacaaaatacataacaattattttaagaattatagatacagaactcctttatgcaatcgcggtgtcagattttaaaatagcttttcggcgaaagcacattttgcaatattctgagtacatagctcggccatcacgtctagctattttgacacccaccaagtttggggctcactaaactcagaattactattagaaaaattggattacctttgctgttcttcgtcagaatgcactcccaggacttctacttcaacaacaaatgttgttttggttccaaataatccatagttatgtgcaaatatccCCGttttggaagccttagaaaatgtcacgttacagcacagatgctgtattttcgatagcgatgcaactgaaggacaacaaattgtcagacagggcacttcctgtatggaatcttctcaggttttggcctgccatattagttctgttatactcacagacagcattcaaacagttttagaaactttagagtgttttctatccaaatctactaattatatgcatattctagtttctgggcaggagtagtaaccagattaaatcgggtacgttttttatccggctgtgaatatactgccacctatcccaaagaagttaagggtGGAAGGTTACCTTGGTAGTGAGACTCAAGTCATGTTTGTGCCTGTGATATTGAGTCTGACTAGTAGAAGTGGTTTTCTCTTCACTAGAAGTTGAAactcaaacatagaaaacaacctagcttgtgaacaaaacaatgtaaatagccaagaaacacaaggataAAGTCTCACTTTAGTAGACTTTTACCTCAAGTGAATTATAGCATATTTTATGCCTGTGCACAGCGCTTCTAAAAAGGTGCCTTTCACTCAGCTCTTCAGGTGCGTACAGCCCCCAGCCAGGAAGTGTTGCAGTGCGAGGTGGAATAGGCTACAGTATATAGGATTCGTAGTTCTTTGACTTTGGGCGATTCATTTACCAGCTATGAAGCAAAACGGTGAAAGTACGATGAAAACAGCTACTGCTGCATTTCTTTTACTGTAAATGTGATCATACTTGACTATTTTTATTCACAAGTGAAATGCCTGCACTGTAGAGTCCTGACAATCcgccaacgtggctggtgaaatagacatcttacccgccagtctgctttccactagacacTAGGAGATTAATTTACCTATAAGCAGGaaaataacttaaaacacaaggccaaatctacactggagttgtttaccaagaagacagtgaatgttcctgagtggccaagttacagatttgacttaaatctgcttgaaaatgtatggcaagacctgaaaatagttgtctagcaatgatcaacaaccaatttgagcttgaataatttttttaaagaataatgggcaaatattgcacaatccaggtgtggaaggcGCTTACACTTACCcagaaagtattgactcaggggtgtgaatacttttgtaaatgagaTATGtctctatttcattttcaatacataacccaacaatttcaaaaaacatgttttcactatgtcattatggggtattgtgtgtagatgggtcagagaaaaaaatgtatttaataaattttgaattccagctgtaacacaacaaaatgtggaataagtcaaggggtatgaataaggGATTTATTATTTTAGATCATTCAGAGTCTGTCACTGTTTCTCATGTTTCGAACAGGGCGCCTTTCCTTTGCCGGATGGGCcgtttgggattttttttttgccaaattGGAGGCACCACTACACCAATGGTTGTGATCCAGTTTGAAAAAATTACCGAATGGGGAACTGTATTCAAAATGGTTGCTCTCTGCTGGTGATTTGCAGGATGTGCAATGTTACAAGTAAGTAAAatgagggctgtgattggttacatTGCCTACTATGCAAATTTCTCCGTATAAAATGGGCCATAACTTTTAACCTAGCAGAAATCcctgggtaaggccaaaatgtcaAATATGCCAACTTTGATaaattatttctcaattatgcttttagaTTCAAACGTCAACAATTCTTCCTCCAAAGGACATAGGCTATCGTATGGATTATTTTGTGAAAATCTCCAAAATCATGGTCTTTTTTGTCCTGGTTTCGTGAGGAATCAGTCATTTGAATAATGTAATGTACTTTGTGATTGATATACTTTTatccaataaatcaatcaataaaatTCTATCCTAAATGGTATGTTATTATTATCTTAGGTATCCACGAGATGGAGGAGATGTTGCGTCTAGGGGTGAGTGTGACCGGGGTCGGGGAGCTGGTGCTGGACAACAACCTGGTGAAGCTCCAGCCTCCCAAGCAGGGCCTGAGGTACTTCCTCAGTCGACTGGACTATGACTCCCTGGTGGAGAAGCAGCAGAGCAGCGTCAGGTTCTGGAGGATCCTGACCATGATGTTTGGTGTGGTTGCTTCCACAACGCTCTTCTTCATCCTGTGGAAGCAGTGGTCTTACCATAGACAGAGCAGGAAGAAGAAGAATGTTCTGGAGGAATTCAAGGAGCAGcagaggaagaggatgatggaGCTGAATGTGGAGGAGGCCAGTGTTTCCACTAGTGCCTGTACAGTTTGTTTGAGCCAGGAGCGTTCCTGTGTGTTCCTGGAGTGTGGGCATGTCTGTGCCTGTGACCAGTGCTACCAGGCTCTGCCAGAGCCAAAGAAGTGCCCTATCTGCAGGGCGACGATAGAGAGGGTAGTGCCTCTTTATAACGGCTAATGGACAATGCCATGGGGATGGCCATTGTAAATGGACTAATCTAATGTCACTGAAAAAAGGATTGTGTCGGCTTATTTTTCTGTTTTCTTTGCTTTTATAATGTTTAATTGAAAGATCAAGCTGACTTGTAGCTTGATTTGAGTTATATCAGTTGAGGAAAACATGTAATATCCAGGATCCTTAGTTGTAGAATCAGCTCAGAAGTTGAATTTTTTTCACCTCAATGTTTCTCCAAAGAACATCAAAGCCATTTTGAATAAATAAAGACAAACAATATAAATATATCCTCAACCTATTTTACAAATCTGTAGGCCCTATACTATCCACACACATTTATGTACATGTTTATGGCTGCCAGGAGAGGGTGATGTCTGCCTTGCATACCTTTTCAACAGGGATGAAAGAGTACATCATATTTTATGATTTATATAAACCATGGCATTTGAGCTAAGCAGAAAAGGTACAGAAATCATGTACAAAATAAAGCTATTTGCAAATTAAAAACCTTTGATAAAGTATGAAGTTTTGTTTTAAGTGACAATCAGTAAGTTATCATAAAAGAAGGAGCAATACACAATGGTGTTAACAACTTATTCATGAAGTGTTGACTGTTACGGGATGCCCATTGAACCGGGAAGGTAAAGAATAAATACAATATCGTGATGAGACAAGTGAATGCACCAGGAAAAAGCTACCACAGTCGGTGACGTATCTTTCTTCTGCAAATTCTGCTCGGGATTGTTTTGCATCGCTCTCCTTCACTATTTGCATTTCTCTCTTCATTAGACTTTTATTCTGTAAATGACTGTATTCCATCGATAAAATACCCATTTAGTCGTAAAGAGGAAGGAACATTTTGGATAAAATGTGTTTTATGCAAGCTATATCATAGGCTATCGTATAATTTTCAGTTTATTATCAAATCTGCTTTTTCACCGACGTCTTTCAGTATCGATTATTGACTAAGCTTTTATTGTGAAGACATGTTGGAAAGTATTGCCTTACAATGAGAAAAAACTCTATGGGGCTGATGGTGACAGGTCTCCATCACCGGTCTCCTTGCAGGATACCAACAACTTCTATTGTAGCCTACTTCACAGACTAACAACCCACCTAAACTCTGACAGATTGGGAGAAGTAAAAAAGGTGAGAGACTATTGTCTATAGGACCTCTCTAAATAATCATTACAGTAAAGGCAATAAAcacgaaggaattgtcagtagagctccgagactgtgttgaggcacagatctgggaaagggtaccaaaaatgttttgcactattgaaggtccccaagaacacagtggcctccatcattcttaaatggaagaagtttggaaccaccaagactcttcctagagctggcttcccagccatactgagcaatcgggggagaagggccttggtcagggatgtgaccaagaacccatggtcactctgacagagctccagagttcctctgtggagatgggagagccttccataaggacaaccatctctgcagcactccaccaatcaggcctttatggtagagtggtcagacggaagccaatcctcagtaaaaggcacatgacagcccacttggagtttgccaaaggcacctaaaggactctcagaccatgataaacaagattctctggtctgatgaaaccaagattgaactctttggcctgaattccaagcgtcaaatctggaggaaacctggcaccatctttacagtgaagcatggtggtggcagcatcatactgtggggatgcttttcagcggcagggactgggagactagtcaggatcgagggtaaGATGAACgggcaaagtgcagagagatccttgatgaaaacttgctccagagcgctcaggacctcagaccggggcaaatgttcaccttcaATTTCCTacaagacaacaaccctaagcacacagccaagacaatacaggagtggcttcgggacaagtctctgaatgtctttgagtggcccagccagagcctggacttgaacccgatctaacatctctggagagacctgaaaatagctgtcccCTTCCATCATAACAAAgattgaaaggatctgcagagaagaatcggataaactccccaaatacaggtgtgctaagcttaccgtcatacccaagaagacttgagacaGTAATCACAGGGTGtgaaacttatgtaaatgtgatatgatatttgcaaaaatgtctaaaaaactgtttttgctttgtcattatgtcattCCTAtacatcagatgttttttaaaGGCATAAACTGGTTTGCTATGTCACCTTGAAAAGTTATGCCCACGCATACTATAGATTAATTtgatgctaaatatttttgggCACAttaacaaatcaaattgta
The DNA window shown above is from Salmo salar chromosome ssa13, Ssal_v3.1, whole genome shotgun sequence and carries:
- the LOC106567144 gene encoding mitochondrial ubiquitin ligase activator of NFKB 1; amino-acid sequence: MDTSGKPSTAQFLLLATSSALTAVFYSVYRRRTTTVARLKGAKKVSIDQDMKNILTEAPGKCVPYAAIEGVVRSVKETLNSQFVDNCKGVIERLTLKEKKMVWNRTTHLWNESEKVIHQRTNTVPFDLVSHDEAVATTIRVIRPLDSSELDLETTYENFHPTAQSLTNVIGHFISGERPKGIHEMEEMLRLGVSVTGVGELVLDNNLVKLQPPKQGLRYFLSRLDYDSLVEKQQSSVRFWRILTMMFGVVASTTLFFILWKQWSYHRQSRKKKNVLEEFKEQQRKRMMELNVEEASVSTSACTVCLSQERSCVFLECGHVCACDQCYQALPEPKKCPICRATIERVVPLYNG